A genomic window from Meleagris gallopavo isolate NT-WF06-2002-E0010 breed Aviagen turkey brand Nicholas breeding stock chromosome 23, Turkey_5.1, whole genome shotgun sequence includes:
- the CLDN19 gene encoding claudin-19, which yields MGGGARELAGYLAALGGWVAALAAAALPQWRQSSYAGDAIITAVGLHEGLWMSCAAQSTGQVQCRLHDSLLSLDVHIQTSRALMVISLLLGFFGIIVSVVGMKCTKVGEEDPITKSRIAVAGGVLFILCGLCTLAAVSLYATQVTYEFFSASTPINARYEFGSALFVGWGAASLTVLGGSLLCCSCPAKERQGQQYYRQSQPSTAREYV from the exons ATGGGCGGCGGAGCACGGGAGCTGGCGGGGTACCTGGCCGCGTTGGGCGGGTGGGTGGCGGCTCTGGCTGCCGCGGCTCTGCCCCAGTGGAGACAGAGCTCGTACGCCGGAGACGCCATCATCACGGCGGTGGGGCTGCACGAAGGGCTGTGGATGAGCTGCGCCGCGCAGAGCACCGGGCAGGTGCAGTGCCGCCTGCACGACTCGCTGCTCTCCCTCGACG TTCACATCCAGACCTCCCGGGCTCTCATGGTTATTTCTCTCCTCCTGGGTTTCTTCGGCATCATCGTGAGCGTCGTGGGCATGAAATGCACCAAGGTTGGTGAAGAGGATCCCATCACCAAGAGCCGCATTGCTGTTGCTGGAGGTGTCCTCTTCATCCTCTGCG GTCTGTGCACGTTAGCGGCCGTCTCCTTGTACGCCACGCAGGTCACCTACGAGTTCTTCAGTGCCAGCACTCCGATCAACGCCAG GTACGAGTTTGGCTCAGCGCTGTTTGTCGGCTGGGGGGCTGCCAGCCTCACCGTGCTGGGgggctccctgctctgctgctcctgccctgccaAGGAGCGCCAAGGACAGCAGTACTACCGACAGTCGCAGCCTTCCACAGCCCGGGAGTACGTCTga
- the P3H1 gene encoding prolyl 3-hydroxylase 1 yields the protein MGAGRRSPKFGSLIHPSALPQINKVAKAVAAAHTFFVANPEHMEMKQNLEYYQMMAGVKESDFADLEARPHMTEFRLGVRFYSEEQPAAAVLHLEKALQEYFVADTECRALCEGPYDYEGYNYLEYNADLFQAMTDHYMQVLSCKQGCVTELASQPGREKPLEDFLPSHFNYLQFAYYNNGNYEKAIECTKTYLLFFPNDEVMNQNLAYYTAVLGEDLARPIEPRKEIQAYRQRSLMEKELLFFSYDVFGIPFVDPDTWTPEEVIPKRLREKQKVERETAARISEEIGNLMKEIETLVEEKAKESAEMSKFIREGGPLVYEGASVTMNSKSLNGSQRVVVDGVLSAEECRELQRLTNAAASAGDGYRGKTSPHTPSETFYGVTVLKALKLGQEGKVPLQSAHLYYNVTEKVRHMMESYFRLEVPLHFSYSHLVCRTAIDEKQEGRSDNSHEVHVDNCILNAEALVCVKEPPAYTFRDYSAILYLNGDFEGGAFYFTELDAKTQTAEVQPQCGRAVGFSSGSENPHGVKAVTKGQRCAIALWFTLDPRHSERERVQADDLVKMLFRTEEVDLLQETSTEQEPTAATSTAGLHAAGKDEL from the exons ATGGGGGCTGGGAGGCGAT CTCCAAAATTTGGATCCCTTATCCACCCCTCTGCCCTCCCCCAGATCAATAAGGTGGCGAAGGCCGTGGCTGCAGCCCACACCTTCTTCGTGGCCAACCCCGAGCACATGGAGATGAAGCAGAACCTGGAGTACTACCAGATGATGGCAGGCGTCAAGGAGTCCGACTTCGCTGACCTGGAAGCCAGGCCCCACatg ACAGAATTCCGCCTGGGTGTCCGGTTTTACAGCGAGGAGCAGCcggctgctgctgtcctgcaccTGGAGAAGGCACTGCAGGAATACTTTGTGGCAGACACTGAGTGCCGTGCTCTCTGTGAGGGGCCCTATGACTATGAAGGCTACAACTACCTGGAGTACAACGCAGACCTGTTCCAGGCCATGACAG ATCACTACATGCAGGTGCTGAGCTGCAAACAGGGCTGTGTCACAGAGCTCGCCTCTCAGCCTGGCCGGGAGAAGCCCCTGGAGGATTTCCTGCCCTCACATTTCAACTACTTGCAGTTTGCCTACTACAACA ATGGGAATTATGAAAAGGCAATTGAATGCACCAAAACATACTTGCTCTTTTTCCCAAACGATGAGGTGATGAACCAGAATTTGGCCTATTACACTGCTGTCCTGGGAGAAGACCTGGCCAGGCCCATTGAGCCCCGAAAG GAGATCCAGGCATACCGCCAGCGAAGCCTTAtggagaaggagctgctctTCTTCAGCTATGATGTCTTTGGGATCCCATTTGTGGACCCG GACACGTGGACGCCTGAAGAAGTGATACCAAAGAGGCTGCGAGAGAAACAAAA GGTGGAGCGGGAGACAGCGGCACGCATCTCCGAGGAGATCGGCAACCTGATGAAGGAGATCGAGACGCTGGTGgaggagaaagcaaaggagTCTGCAGAAATGAGCAAGTTCATCCGAGAAG gtggcCCCTTGGTGTACGAGGGAGCCAGCGTCACCATGAACTCCAAAAGCCTGAACGGTTCTCAGCGCGTCGTGGTGGATGGAGTCCTCTCAGCTGAGGAGTGCCGGGAGCTGCAGAGACTCACCAAC GCAGCTGCCTCGGCAGGGGATGGCTATCGTGGGAAGACATCGCCTCACACCCCCAGTGAGACCTTCTATGGCGTCACCGTCCTGAAGGCCCTCAAG CTGGGCCAGGAGGGCAAGGTCCCCCTGCAGAGTGCCCACCTCTACTACAACGTGACGGAGAAGGTGCGGCACATGATGGAGTCCTACTTCCGCCTGGAGGTCCCGCTCCATTTCTCCTACTCACACCTGGTGTGCCGCACAGCCATCGATG AGAAGCAGGAAGGCCGGAGTGACAACAGCCACGAGGTGCATGTGGACAACTGCATCCTCAATGCGGAGGCCCTGGTGTGTGTGAAGGAACCACCAGCCTACACCTTCCGGGATTACAG TGCCATCCTCTACCTCAACGGGGACTTTGAAGGGGGAGCTTTCTACTTCACAGAGCTGGATGCCAAGACGCAGACT GCAGAGGTGCAGCCCCAGTGTGGCCGTGCCGTGGGCTTCTCCTCTGGCTCAGAGAACCCCCACGGGGTGAAGGCTGTGACCAAAGGCCAACGCTGTGCTATTGCTCTCTGGTTCACCCTGGACCCTCGGCACAGCGAGCGG GAGCGAGTGCAGGCGGACGATTTGGTGAAGATGCTTTTCAGGACAGAAGAGGTGGATTTGCTGCAGGAGACAAGCACGGAGCAGGAGCCAACGgctgccaccagcactgctggcttgcatgcagcagggaaggatgaACTGTGA
- the C23H1orf50 gene encoding uncharacterized protein C1orf50 homolog → MRNVVIRRPGPGCLHPHQPLCLLQADEFVRANACNKLTVIAEQIRCLQEQARKVLEDANRDADLHHVACNLVKKPGNIYYLYRRESGQKYFSILSPKEWGTSPHEFLGAYKLQHDMSWTPFEDIERRDAEINILDKLLSRQAALPPCTEPNFQGLTK, encoded by the exons ATGCGCAATGTCGTCATCCGAAGGCCG GGCCCTGGCTGCCTTCATCCTCACCAACCCTTGTGTCTCTTGCAGGCAGATGAGTTTGTTCGAGCCAACGCCTGCAACAAGCTGACTGTCATTGCTGAGCAGATCCGGTGCTTGCAGGAGCAGGCTCGGAAG gTCTTGGAAGATGCTAACAGGGATGCTGATCTGCACCACGTGGCCTGCAACTTAGTGAAGAAGCCAGGAAACATTTACTACTTGTATAGGAGGGAGAGTGGCCAAAAGTACTTCTCCATCCTGTCTCCTAAG GAGTGGGGGACAAGCCCTCATGAGTTTCTTGGTGCCTATAAGCTCCAGCACGACATGTCCTGGACGCCTTTTGAGGACATTGAGCGACGAGATGCTGAAATAAACATCTTGGATAAACTGCTGAGCCGGCAGGCAGCACTCCCCCCATGCACAGAGCCCAACTTCCAGGGCCTCACCAAATGA